From ANME-2 cluster archaeon:
ACATCTGAGGGTGTGACGGCTGAAAGTGTGACGACTGAAGGTATGACGGCTGAAGGTGTGATGGCTGAAGGTGTGACGGCTGAAGGTGTGACGGCTGAAGGTGTGATGGCTGAAGGTGTGACGGCTGAGAATGTGACAGCTGAGGATGTATTCAACCTGTTTCGTAAGGGCGACCCCAAGGCAGAGTCAGTGATCACTAATGCCGCAAGGTATTTCGCAAGGGGGCTGGTTTCCATTAACGCTATCCTGGACACACGGGTGTTTATTATCGGCGGGAGTGTGTTCATGAACAACAGGCATATCCTGCTGCCCTTGGTAAAGGAAGAGTTCTACAAGTCATTCCCGGCCCTGTCAAAGGATGTGGAGTTCAGGCCATCCGCACTTGACAGCTACCTGGGCGACCTGGCAGCCCTTTGCCTTGTCATGCCTGATGACTGGGTGCGGCAGTGGCAGCAAAAACGGCCGTGGGAGTTTGCTCCTGAGCCGATTGTACTGGGTACCAATTCAGCGTTGAAATAAATGGTAACTGTTTAGGTATGTTGTAAGTAAGGTGAGATCAAAAGGTACGGATAAGACAATAACTATTTTCGTTGTATCATAAAACCATAGAAATAATCAAATTGTGACTATCCAGATCTGTATATATACAGACCTGTATACCTTGAAACACTCCTTTCTTATTCAAGCCAAAACTAAACATCGCCAACAGATAAAATGAAGGACTGGAAAAAATCACTCCTCCATTGATACAATCCCCTCATACCACTCACTCCACCGCCGGTACACTTCAACCATATCCACACTCCCGTCCCATTCCTGCAACTCATTCACCAGCAGCCAGAACATATTATTAGCCTGCCCAACCGCATCTGCTTCCACCAGTTCAGGTTTATTCTCACCGGCTTTGGCTATTGCCCCTTTGATATTCGCCCTCATCTTGATATTCAGCAGCACCTCGTCAATGCTTATGCCCCACTTATCAGCGATCCTGCCTATCAGTTCAGACTGTCCCATATCCAGCAGGTCGGTGGGCTCGATGTTGTCAGTAGCAGCATTAAACTTCATCAGGTCATTGAAGGACGTACTTGCACCATCCCAGTTGGCAGTAGTAACCTCAGAGACCTGCACCAGCCGCTTCTTTTTGCGCATACTACCGCTGATCCTGATATTAGAGCACACGACAATCGCATCCGTAGCCCTGAATGACTGTTCGGGCACGCCCAGCGCACCAACGATACGTTCATACACGGTCTGGGTTGATGCACCATGTATTGTGCCAAGCACCGAATTGCCGGCAGTGCCTACCTGCATGGCCTCGTATAGTATCCTGGCTTCAGGTCCCCTTACCTCACCTATGACCAGCGTGGAATTTCCCAGGCGCAGTGCCGCCCTCAATGCAGTATCGGGCGCGATCTCAGATTCAGAGCCGCCAACAGCCGAGCGGGTGTTCATACCCTGCACTTTCCAGCCCAGGCGCTGCAGCTCCCGTATCGGCAGTTCAGGTGTATCCTCAATTGTCAGGATGCGGTACTTCTGGGGCACTTCCAGCAGCATGGCTGACAGCAATGAAGTCTTGCCCGCACCCACACCGCCTGCTATCAGTATGGATGAATGTCCGTCAACCAAAAAGCTCAACAGTCCTGCAGCCAGCGGTGTCATTGAGCCTTCATTGATGAGTTTGGGCAGGGTCCATGGAGTCCGGGCATGTTTTCGAAACGCATATGCCAGGCCGCCTGAACTCAGCGGATTGCCTATGCATGATACCCTGGCTTTGTACTCGGCCAGGTCCATATCAAGGATAGGGTTCGCCTCCCCGAAGGGGCGGCCGCTCAGTGCCCTGAAGCGTGAGATCATGGCATCAACGTCATCCTGGGACAGGTAGATGTTGCTGGAGCACTCTTCCCCCTCGATAACCACATGGACCGGGTTGGAATCCACAGGCGCATTGATGTATACATCCGTGATCCTTGCATCGGACAGCACATCTTCCAGGATACCCAATCCAGTGGTGTATTTTGCCAGGATGTCAGAGAACATTGATATCTGGTCTGCTTTTAGTTTAATACCAGTGTGCTTTGCTTCATCTGAAAGCAATTGCTGGCTGCGCCGCCTGAAATATTCACGGCTGTTGGCAGGGTCTGCAAAATTCAGGTCATCAGGGCGGTGGCGCATCAGGTGCGAGCGTACAGATTCAAGCAATTCCAGTTCCTCAGGACGTAGGTTGTATTCTAATGGGATAAGGAAGTACAGGCTCTCGGGCCTGTCCGATAAGCTGTAAATTGACACCTGCATCAACCGGCCGCCACTGCGTC
This genomic window contains:
- a CDS encoding type II/IV secretion system ATPase subunit, translating into MINEPMVDRLVLSHLYDRDYEGESLRLLYLLAGFIDNLRVFSDSQVPAVCGKCLPARQEFISGVLETGLHDPVKAYTMLAAQVDSGAVCHNDEQGQGHACTGDYIHMLTRMSNCVDGIKESMDARLPVDQFYTQAIKPYTRPGFSTSRIYTEPPDNAVFLEGYDVGRSGGRLMQVSIYSLSDRPESLYFLIPLEYNLRPEELELLESVRSHLMRHRPDDLNFADPANSREYFRRRSQQLLSDEAKHTGIKLKADQISMFSDILAKYTTGLGILEDVLSDARITDVYINAPVDSNPVHVVIEGEECSSNIYLSQDDVDAMISRFRALSGRPFGEANPILDMDLAEYKARVSCIGNPLSSGGLAYAFRKHARTPWTLPKLINEGSMTPLAAGLLSFLVDGHSSILIAGGVGAGKTSLLSAMLLEVPQKYRILTIEDTPELPIRELQRLGWKVQGMNTRSAVGGSESEIAPDTALRAALRLGNSTLVIGEVRGPEARILYEAMQVGTAGNSVLGTIHGASTQTVYERIVGALGVPEQSFRATDAIVVCSNIRISGSMRKKKRLVQVSEVTTANWDGASTSFNDLMKFNAATDNIEPTDLLDMGQSELIGRIADKWGISIDEVLLNIKMRANIKGAIAKAGENKPELVEADAVGQANNMFWLLVNELQEWDGSVDMVEVYRRWSEWYEGIVSMEE